GGCACCTACGTCCGCCAGGTCCCATAGGTAGGTGTTCTGCATGAACATGCACTCGCAGTGCCCGTCCCAGGTACGGTCGTCTAGATGCGAGGCGAGCGTGCCGGTGCCGCAGACCGGCGCCACCACCTTTACCCGTTCGTCCGCGGCTCCCAGCCAGTAAGACACTCCCCCACCGCCCGAGATGCCGGTCACCCCGATGGCGTCGGCGTCTACCTCCGGTCGTTCCTGAAGCAGGTCAACGGCCCTCAGCGCCGCCCACATCTCCACCCCTGCCGGCGTGTAGCCGCGGCTCAGCCACTGGAACTGCCCGTGCGCATAGTGGCCGTGATGGGTACCGTAGAGCTCCTGGTATTCGATGGTATCCAGAATGATGCTAACGAACCCCAACTGGGCGAAGCGCCTGGGGTAGGGCTGGTAGTGCAGCTTCTGTCTCAGTGAGTGCCCGCAGGCGTAGACCACTCCCGGTGCCCTGCCGTCCAGAGGCGAGGGCAGATACAGGCTGGCGGTTATGTAGACCCGGGGCAGGGCCTCGAAGTAGAGCCTCTCCACCCGATAGCCTTCGCGCTCCAGCACCCCCGTCACCTGCACGTTGAGGGGCGGGCGCTCGGGGCGCGCCGGTAGCTCCGTGATGCCCATCATCTCCACAAACCGCCGCCACCCTTCCGGCCGCTGAGACCACCACTTCTCGGCTGTGTCCGGCAGATCCCGCACCGAGGCGGCCGTCATGCGCTCGGCCTCCCGCACCAAGTACTCCCTGATCTGATTCATCGTTCTTCCCCCGTCCCGCTGGGATCCAGCTGCTGAGTAGCGTCGCTGTTTCCGCCCAGCCCCGCTCTTGCTATCGCCTGCTCCGGCGTGGCTCCGTCATGCACCACCGCCAGGAACGCCCGCAGCGTTGCCGTCACCCTCGCTTGGCCCCAGATGTTGCGCCCCACCGTCGTTCCCCTGGCCCCGGCTTGCATGGCTTCCCGAGTCATCTGCAGGGCACCGGCCAAGCTGCCCTGCTGAGGCCCACCGGCGATCACCACCGGCCGCGGACACGTCTCCACTATCTGACGGAAGCTCTGGCGGTCGCCGCAGTAGGGCACCTTCACCACGTCCGCGCCCACCTCCACCGCACAGCGAACCGCCCAGGCGACGTCCTCCGGGGCAGTGCTGATGGACACCCCGCCGGTGAACCCCTCCACCCCTTGATGCCCCGCTACTCTGGGGTACACGTGTGCCACCACCGGCATGTCGAACCGGCCCGCCTCCCGCACCAGCTCCGCCAAGGCCCGTAGACGGGCACCCTCTGTTGCTCCCCGGATGAACGCGGCCGCCGCCACAGCATCGGCTCCCAGCCTTACGGCCTCCTCTACGTCCAGCACCGACTCGCAGGCCGTGTCGTCGGGCCTGGCTATGATGGTCTGCAGGATGAGCGGTATGCCGCTGCCACAGCGTTCCCACAGGGCCTCAGCCATTCCCTTGTGCATGGTCACCGCGTCCGGCCTTCCGGCGGCTATCGCCGTCAGGGTCCGCGCCATACGTGCAAGGCCCGGGTGCATGCCCTCGTGGTAGTTGATGTAGTGGTCCACCGCCACCGAGCACAGTCTGCCCGAAGGATGCGCGAACAGCCGCCGGAGGCGAATGGCCTTGCCCAGTCCCATCTGTTCCTCCACACGCGTCCGAGCCCATGCCTCCGGGCTCGGACGTTCTTGACATGGTGATGGCTTTCTCTATTCTAGCCCGAACCGAGCCAGCTTTTCGAGCCTCGCGGGTACTTTTGGGCCGACGTCCGCGTGCGCTCGCAGGAGATGCCCTCAGTGCCCCGAACTGTGATCCTATGGCAAGATGACTTCCCCTTCTATGACGCTCTTCCTCTGTCCGAGGCCATGCTGAGCGCCGCCTTCTCTGGGGCCGTCTGCGTTCCCGTGGAGGAGCTGCCCGCCGCTCTGGGCAGCGCCGAGACGAGCCTGCTCGTACTACCGCATGGTTCAGCGTTCCCCTTCGAGGCGTGGGACGCCATCCGCCGACACCTGGCCTCCGGCGGGCACCTTCTCACCATCGGAGGAGCGCCCTTCTCGGTACCGGTCTACCGCCAGCGACACGGATTCGCGCCCGGCCGGGCCACCGTCGCCTACCTCCGGTCCCTCAGCATCAACGAAGCCGTTGCCCTCGACACCAGGCACCTCGACCTGGTCTCCGCACACGCTTCCTTCTCCACCATCGGAGGGGGGTGGCGGGCCCGCCGTTCCTGGGCCTTGCAGGCGAAGCTGTCCGATGAGCAGCACTACAACCGCCTGGGCAGCATGGGCGTGGTAGGCGCCCGCCTGGAACCGCTGCTCCAAGCGGTTGATGCCGAGGGCCGCGTGCTGGCGACCCCGGCGGTTCTGCTGGATCACTTCCACGGTCCTTTCGCCGGTTCTCGCTGGGTGATGCTCAACTTCGAGGCCGAGGATGGCTTCAACAGCAGCGAGGAGGCCGTGCGCCTGTACTCCGCCGCTCAGCGAGTGGCCCTGCGGGGACCGCTTCGCTTTGGAGCTCGGCCTGCCCTAGCGGTCTTGGCCCAGGGCGAGGTTCCCACCCTCATCCTGCACGCTCTCTCCTGGCAGGAACACCCGGACGCAGTGCTGCGCCTGACGGTAGAGGGGCCCGATGGCGCTTCACTCCGCGAAGACATCCCTTTTCCCGTGGGCCGTGTCCCCCAGCACCAGGCCCTGGCCTTGCCCGCCCCCCTGCACCCGGGGCTGCATCGCGTGCACCTGCGTCTCCGGTCCGGCGCCGGCTTCCTCACCCAGTACACCACCGGGTACTGGTGCCGCGATCCCGAGCTGCTGTCCTCGGGCCCTCGGCTCTCCGCCGGGCAGAGCTTCCTGGAGCGCGACGGTCGGCCCCTGCCCATCGCCGGCACCACCTACATGTCCCGCGACGCCCACCGGCAGTTCCTCCTCCGGCCCAACCCGGCCCACTGGCACGATGACTTCGCCGTCATGGCCGCTGCCGGCATCAACTTCGTGCGCACCGGGATCTGGAGCGGGCAGGATCAGATCATGCTGGAGCCAGGCGTCGCCCGCGAGGACACCCTGAGGGCGTTCGAGGCCTATCTGCACTGCGCTCGCGCTCACGGCCTGGCCGTCCAGTTCTGCCTCTTCGCCTTCCAGCCCGACGCCTTCGGCGGGGGCAACCCCTATCTCGACCCAGACGCTCGCGCCCGCCAACGCGACTTCGTGGCTGCGTTCGTCCGCCGCTTCCGCCACGTGCCCGACCTGAGCTGGGACCTGATCAACGAGCCCAGTCAGTTCGACCCTGAGCATCTGTTCCAGCAGCGGCCCCACTACGACCCCCACGAGCGCCGAGCCTGGAACCAGTGGCTGCAGCGCCGATACCGGACCCACGAGGAGCTCCTGCAGGCCTGGAACGCAACCCCCGCCGACGTAGGGCCCTGGGGCGATGTCCGCCCGCCTCACCTGGCAGAGCTGTCTCATCACCAGCGCTGGGGGACGGCCAAGCCGCTGATGGCGGTCGACTGGCACCTGTTCTCCCAGGACGCCTTCAGCGATTGGGCCCGCGACCTGGTGGAGACGATCCGAGCCTGCGGCAGCGATCAGATGGTGACCGTCGGTCAGGATGAGGGAGCGCTGACCGGTCGCCCCTCTCCCTTCTTCCATGGCGACGCCTTGTCCCACACCTGTATCCACACCTGGTGGCTCAATGACGCCCTGCTGTGCGACCACCTGTGCGCCGCCCTGCCGGGCAAGCCTCTCCTGGTCCAGGAGACCGGGGTGATGCACTACGAGCGGCTGGACCAGACGTCCCGCCGCACGGAGCAGAACCGCGCCCACTTGCTGGAGCGGAAGCTGGCCCTGGCCCTGGGAGCCGGGGCGGGTTTCGTGCAGTGGCTGTGGAACACCAACACCGACATGGTGGACGACAACGAGGTCGCCATCGGCGCCCTCCGGGCCGACGGCAGTGAGAAGCCAGAGATGGATGTCATGCGCCGGATGGCCGCCTTCGCCGGAGCTCTCGCCCGTTACGTTGGCCCCTGGGAGCCAGAGCCGGTCCTGGTGGTGCAGCCTCAGGCAGGCCTCTACTCCACCGACCACGACCTGGTGCTGCGCGCCACGCAGCAGGCAGTGCGGGCCCTTGCGCACGGGCTCGGTCTGCCCTGCCGTGTCCTGGGCGAGAACGCCCTCGCCCAGGCAGGCAACCCCGACCTGGTGCTGGTGCCGTACCCGCGCGCCTTTGGCGAGGCCGGCTGGCAGCGCCTGCTCGACCTTGCCCGCCGGGGCAGCACCATCGCCCTGAGCGGGCCCATGGGCGACGAGCACTTCCACCTCACCGAGCGCCTGGCACCGTACGGCCTCAGCGCCGTCATCGCTCCCGTGACCTCGCGACACTGTTGGCAGGACTCCCCTTCCGGGCCGATACCCCTGACCTACGCCGGCGAGAGCCTCAACCGCCTAGACCGGTGGCTGTTCCCGGGCTCAGACGACACTTGGTGGCAGGCGGACCTGGGAGCGGGGCGTCTCCTAACCTGCGCCTACCCGGCGGAACTGAGCCAGGATGAGGGCGGCGTGCGGGCAGTATACAGCGCTATGGTGCAGGCCAGTCGCCGGCCGGTGCGGCCGTGGCACACGGTCCAGGGCCGGCCCGAAGGTGCCCTGATCTGGCCTCGGCGATTCCCCGGAGCTACTCTCTACACGTGCCTCTCGGAATCGGATCGGGCCAGCGCCGTGACGTTCCGCGACGAGCGGGGAGGAGCTGAGCTGACCCTGGAACTGGCCAGCGAGCGAGCTGCTTTGGTCCTGCTCAGCCCGCAGGGCGCTCCCCTGGAAGCGTGCGTACATGGTCGTCTGGTAGTGGGTGGCCAGGAGGTGTGGACAGGCGGTGATGCCGTCCTGCACTGGGACGAGCCCCACGCGGTAAATGGGGCCAACACGAGCCTGCCCCGGGTCACCTTCCCGCACCGACGAGCTCGGTGACAGCCAGGTGGCCCCGGTGGGTCGCCCAGTCGGCTGCCTAGTGTCACCTCCAGTCGATGCCCCAGGGAAGCCTGCATTTCCGCCACATGCCGGCGCACTGCGCCTGGGCGTTTCCAGGCCAGGAGTGCTAGAATCGCCCCACGCCATAGCCCCGAGGGCGCCAACCAGCTCATGCACAGTGTAGCACTCGGACCCCTGAGCCTATCCTCATACAGCCTTAGCGTGGCCGTGGCCCTGGCCGGGGGCCTGGGCATGCTCTGGCGCCTGGCCCGTGATCGGGGGCTCGACGCGGGGCTGGCGCTAGATGCCGCCCTGGTTGGCCTCCTCGTGGGGCTGCTGGCCGCTCGGGTGGAGACGGTGCTCACCAATCTGGAGTACTTCCGCGAGCGGCCCGCCCTGATTCTATCGCTCGGGCGAGGGGGCTTCGGCTTTCGCTCGCTGACGGTAGTGGGGGTAGCTGCGTACTCCCTGGTCGTTCGTCATCGAGCTAGGCGCTGGCAGCTGTACCTCTCCGTCCTGACGCCCGCTCTGGCCTTGGGTGCGGCCGCGCTCTGGGCCGGAGCGCTCTTCTGGGGAGGGTTCGCAGGAGTGCCCTGGTCGGGGCCGGGAGCTCTCGCCCTTCCCGACCGGTACGGCATAATCGTGCCCCGGCTCCCCCTGCAGGCGACCATGGCCGTCGCCCACTCCGGCTTTGCGGTGGCGGCACTCACTGTGCTGAGGAGAGCCCTGCCGGCCGGGCCGTGCTTGAGCCTCTGGGGGGCCTCGACGTCCGCCCTGGCGGCCTTCCTGGCCAACTTCCGAGCCGAACAGGCTCTCATGCTCGGGCTGTTGCCCCGCTCGCTGGTGGCCGACCTGGCGCTGTCGGCCGCTTGGCTCATCGCTGCGTTGCTGCTCTTCGGCCAGCGAGGCAGCACTCCCGCCTCGACCGAGCCGGATGGCGGGCCAGCGGTCTAGACCGGCGGGCCGCGGCTCTAGATCTGCTCCAGCACCAGCACGGCCACCGTCAGGTAGATGAGCAGGCCCGTGGCATCCACCAGCGTGGAGATCAGGGGGGCCGACATCACCGTAGGGTCTATGCCGATGACGTCAGCCAAGATGGGCACCAGGGCCCCCACAGTGTTGGCCCAGATGCAGACGAACAGCACCGTGACCGATACCACCACTGCCAGCTCCAGAGGCACGCTCCACAGAGCCACGCGCACGAGAGCCACCACCGCCAACAGAAGCCCCAGCAGCGCCCCTGACGCCAACTCCCGGTGCAGCACCCGGAGCGCATCGCGCCGACGCACCTCCTTGAGCGCCAGGGCGCGAATGACCGCCGTGACCGTCTGCGAGCCGGCGTTCCCTCCGGTCCCTATGAGCAGCGGGATGAAGAAGGTAAGCTCCACCACCGCCTGTAACTCCGACTGGAAGTAGTGCAGCACCGTCCCAGTCAGCGTCTGAGCTACGAACAAGACCAGCAACCAGGTGAACCGTGAGCGGACTACCTCGGTGATCCGCTGGGACCAGTAGGGCTTGTCCGCGATCGGCCCCGATTCGATGCCGCCCAGGTGCAGCAGGTCCTCAGTGGCCTCGTCCTGGAGCACGTCTATGATGTCGTCGTGAGTGATCACGCCCTGCATCACGCCGTTGGCGTCCACCACTGGCAGCGCCGCCAAGTTGTGACGGGCCATTTGCCGCGCCGCCTCTTCCTGGTCCACATCCGTTTGCACCCGGATG
The Anaerolineae bacterium genome window above contains:
- a CDS encoding aldolase, coding for MGLGKAIRLRRLFAHPSGRLCSVAVDHYINYHEGMHPGLARMARTLTAIAAGRPDAVTMHKGMAEALWERCGSGIPLILQTIIARPDDTACESVLDVEEAVRLGADAVAAAAFIRGATEGARLRALAELVREAGRFDMPVVAHVYPRVAGHQGVEGFTGGVSISTAPEDVAWAVRCAVEVGADVVKVPYCGDRQSFRQIVETCPRPVVIAGGPQQGSLAGALQMTREAMQAGARGTTVGRNIWGQARVTATLRAFLAVVHDGATPEQAIARAGLGGNSDATQQLDPSGTGEER
- the mgtE gene encoding magnesium transporter — encoded protein: MGELARSGIIEEIQAALEAGRIDEAISLLNRLHPADRADAFEVLDDGEQAALLPEMDLATAADLLEEMEEEEAADVAEGLSSEVLADVLDEMEPDEAADLLGDLPPQQASEALAAMEDADEVIPLLRHADETAGGLMTTAFIALRPRTTASQAIEFLRRTRPDGGTPYYLYVVDKDSRLVGVVGLRELILADPSARIGDIMNPNVIRVQTDVDQEEAARQMARHNLAALPVVDANGVMQGVITHDDIIDVLQDEATEDLLHLGGIESGPIADKPYWSQRITEVVRSRFTWLLVLFVAQTLTGTVLHYFQSELQAVVELTFFIPLLIGTGGNAGSQTVTAVIRALALKEVRRRDALRVLHRELASGALLGLLLAVVALVRVALWSVPLELAVVVSVTVLFVCIWANTVGALVPILADVIGIDPTVMSAPLISTLVDATGLLIYLTVAVLVLEQI